One segment of Dolichospermum sp. DET69 DNA contains the following:
- a CDS encoding glycosyltransferase, with amino-acid sequence MNSASSSYDSANFSGNSRSTLKKRTLLFRYLAEINLIFGAWYLQWRITHSINFDALWLSIPLLLAEIYSYFGGVMFVIGLWRPIVRQVKSLNQLSPPLPNCDWANVDVFITCYNEPSEMVEETARAALAIDYPTTKLRVYVLDDGNSEQMRAMSERLALEDLQSPLLQQEANRIDGELSTLNQRIEQLENLAPEVKAAEEWLQKSSLNTLNTFEDIPARFVHSLQQFILWLNPQNQNSHHASKSTIYEHLNHERSALELAIRQKELELVQLVRLRYIARPKQPGVPHHAKAGNLNYAIFSGETAGDFILTLDADHVPKPAFLKRVLTYFYTYNLYSGKYQPNRIAFVQTPQDFYNIPPGDPFGHRANLFYGPIQQGKDGMNSAFYTGTNAVLRREALVSVGLQYFADEFVKDGKKLDEFELIGGVSSNSITEDMNTAMRLHSSGWKSIYHHELLAEGLAPDDLSSTLKQRMRWSQGTIQVLMRENPLTKPGLTFWQRLHYFKTTYSYFSGFATLVFIACPIIYFFTGTIPVKTYGFDFTIHFLPTFIINRLTFLAAGWGINAAELWRSEQYSISLFPLFIQSVWSVLTGQPIKFQVTPKQRQSGIYLQLIWPQITVFILMILGIIWSIYRLAIGQLETPWVYLINTLWGIYILSLLWAIISAAVWQPQDLHKTEGK; translated from the coding sequence ATGAATTCAGCGTCCTCTAGTTATGATTCAGCCAATTTTTCCGGTAATAGCCGTTCAACACTGAAAAAAAGAACCCTACTTTTTCGGTACTTAGCGGAAATAAACTTAATTTTTGGTGCTTGGTATTTACAATGGCGGATAACTCATTCTATCAACTTTGATGCTCTATGGCTGTCTATTCCTTTATTGCTGGCGGAAATTTACAGCTATTTCGGGGGAGTTATGTTTGTCATTGGATTATGGCGGCCTATAGTCCGACAGGTTAAGTCTCTCAATCAGTTAAGCCCACCCCTTCCTAACTGTGATTGGGCAAATGTAGATGTGTTTATAACCTGCTATAATGAACCCTCAGAAATGGTGGAAGAAACTGCTAGAGCAGCTTTAGCGATAGATTATCCAACCACAAAGCTGCGTGTATATGTATTAGATGATGGTAATTCTGAACAAATGCGAGCCATGTCAGAAAGATTAGCTCTAGAGGATTTACAATCACCATTATTACAACAGGAAGCTAATCGAATTGACGGGGAATTATCTACTTTAAATCAACGAATTGAGCAACTGGAAAATCTAGCACCTGAAGTAAAAGCCGCTGAAGAATGGCTGCAAAAATCATCTTTAAATACTTTAAATACTTTCGAGGATATTCCCGCTAGATTTGTCCACAGTTTACAACAGTTTATTCTCTGGTTAAATCCTCAAAATCAAAATAGTCATCATGCCAGTAAATCAACTATATATGAACATCTTAATCATGAACGTAGCGCATTAGAATTAGCAATTCGTCAAAAAGAATTAGAACTTGTGCAACTGGTTAGGTTGCGGTATATTGCTCGTCCTAAACAACCAGGAGTACCTCATCATGCTAAAGCAGGTAATCTCAATTACGCCATTTTTTCTGGAGAGACCGCAGGAGATTTTATTCTTACTTTAGATGCAGATCATGTTCCTAAACCAGCATTTTTAAAGCGAGTTTTGACATATTTCTATACCTATAATTTGTATTCAGGAAAATATCAACCAAACCGTATTGCATTTGTGCAAACTCCTCAAGATTTTTATAATATTCCCCCTGGAGACCCCTTTGGACATCGAGCCAATTTATTTTATGGACCCATTCAACAAGGTAAAGATGGCATGAATTCAGCTTTCTACACAGGTACAAATGCAGTCCTAAGAAGAGAAGCATTAGTTAGTGTGGGTTTACAATATTTTGCAGATGAATTTGTCAAAGATGGTAAAAAATTAGATGAATTTGAATTAATTGGTGGTGTTTCTAGTAATAGTATTACCGAAGATATGAATACAGCCATGCGGTTGCATAGTTCTGGTTGGAAATCAATTTATCATCATGAATTATTAGCAGAAGGACTTGCTCCTGATGATTTAAGTTCTACCCTCAAACAGCGAATGCGCTGGTCTCAAGGTACAATTCAAGTGTTAATGAGAGAAAATCCTCTCACCAAACCAGGACTGACATTTTGGCAACGATTACACTATTTTAAGACAACATATAGTTATTTTTCTGGATTTGCAACTTTGGTTTTTATTGCTTGTCCCATTATCTATTTTTTTACGGGAACTATCCCCGTGAAAACTTATGGCTTTGATTTTACTATCCATTTTCTTCCAACTTTTATAATTAATAGGTTGACTTTTTTAGCTGCTGGTTGGGGAATTAATGCTGCGGAATTATGGCGTTCAGAACAATATTCTATCTCTTTATTTCCCCTATTCATTCAATCTGTATGGAGTGTATTAACCGGACAACCTATTAAATTTCAGGTTACACCTAAGCAGCGACAATCAGGAATCTATCTCCAGCTAATCTGGCCACAAATAACTGTGTTTATTTTGATGATTTTAGGTATAATATGGAGTATATATCGTCTCGCTATTGGTCAGTTAGAAACTCCTTGGGTTTATTTGATCAACACATTATGGGGTATATATATTTTATCTCTACTTTGGGCAATTATCAGTGCTGCTGTTTGGCAACCGCAGGACTTACATAAAACAGAAGGAAAGTAG
- a CDS encoding anti-sigma regulatory factor has protein sequence MNHKIYLKTNTDINATSEVLSWLEQINQPPFNNQTIWWELQTLLVEGFINIVEHAHKKLPRETPIELEVIRLEEDIEIRIWSWGEPFELEKQLQITSALEDNDQERGRGLQIMSSIADKLSYKLTDDNRYCLFISKHYC, from the coding sequence ATGAATCATAAAATCTACCTAAAAACCAATACAGATATTAATGCTACAAGTGAAGTTTTATCCTGGCTGGAGCAAATCAACCAGCCCCCATTTAATAATCAAACAATTTGGTGGGAATTACAAACACTACTAGTAGAAGGATTTATTAATATTGTAGAACACGCCCACAAAAAATTACCCAGAGAAACTCCGATTGAATTAGAAGTTATTAGACTCGAAGAAGATATAGAAATTCGGATATGGTCTTGGGGAGAACCTTTTGAGTTAGAAAAGCAATTGCAAATAACTTCAGCATTAGAGGATAATGATCAAGAAAGAGGACGGGGATTGCAAATAATGTCCTCCATTGCTGACAAACTGTCTTATAAACTAACAGATGACAATCGTTATTGTTTATTTATCAGTAAACATTATTGTTAG
- a CDS encoding glycerate kinase, with translation MRSEWLSKILTTDTSWQVLAEDAALVYPLQTRVFNITSDNVAEVIQRRGDLLKLVFPDFSQFCQTTLKTQPQGMLQILWDVWLPLAMKIAAQHQLLGKPFIQGILGAQGTGKTTMSRILVLILQHLGYRTLSLSLDDLYKTYSDRLVLMQQDSRLLWRGPPGTHDIHLATSLLDQIHQSKSPVIVPRFDKSAYGGMGDRTTPEVIMDNIDIVLFEGWFVGVKPIDPIAFLTAPPPILTDADRQFASDMNSQLKSYLPLWERLDSLIVLYPTDYRYSLAWRKQAERQMIATGKSGMSDAEIEEFVNYFWRSLHPELFINPLIQSSAVDLVIEIDADHNFSKIRN, from the coding sequence ATGCGTAGCGAATGGCTGAGTAAAATTTTGACAACAGACACATCTTGGCAAGTGTTAGCAGAGGATGCAGCATTAGTATATCCTTTGCAAACCAGAGTTTTTAATATCACCTCTGATAATGTAGCTGAAGTTATACAAAGGAGAGGGGATTTACTGAAGTTAGTTTTCCCTGATTTTAGTCAATTTTGTCAAACTACCCTAAAAACTCAACCCCAAGGAATGTTACAGATATTGTGGGATGTATGGCTACCCTTGGCAATGAAAATTGCCGCGCAGCATCAACTGTTAGGGAAACCCTTTATTCAGGGGATTTTAGGCGCACAAGGTACTGGTAAAACCACAATGTCCAGAATACTGGTTTTGATTCTCCAGCATTTGGGATACCGGACTTTAAGTTTGTCTTTGGATGACTTGTACAAAACTTATAGCGATCGCTTGGTCTTAATGCAGCAAGATTCCCGGTTGCTTTGGCGCGGTCCGCCTGGAACCCACGATATTCACCTAGCTACAAGTTTACTCGATCAAATTCATCAAAGCAAGAGTCCTGTGATAGTTCCTAGATTTGATAAATCTGCCTATGGAGGTATGGGCGATCGCACTACTCCAGAAGTTATCATGGACAATATAGACATTGTTCTGTTTGAAGGTTGGTTTGTGGGTGTAAAACCAATTGATCCCATAGCCTTCCTAACTGCACCACCACCCATTCTGACAGATGCAGATAGACAATTTGCCTCTGATATGAATAGTCAACTTAAAAGTTATTTACCACTTTGGGAAAGGTTAGATAGTTTAATAGTTCTGTATCCTACAGATTACCGTTATTCTTTAGCATGGCGCAAGCAAGCAGAAAGACAAATGATTGCTACTGGTAAATCAGGAATGAGTGACGCAGAAATAGAAGAATTTGTCAATTATTTTTGGCGTTCTTTACATCCAGAATTATTCATTAATCCTTTAATTCAATCATCAGCAGTTGATTTAGTCATTGAAATTGATGCTGATCATAATTTTAGCAAAATCAGAAATTAG
- a CDS encoding DUF565 domain-containing protein — protein MQNTRLNNLLDTIFRSLSQWFLNPWRRLSLILISFLFGFFLGSAVSTTAGQKAELDIVVAAFLVLFTEITSRIFYSRNLFVRQVFWVEILNYLKIGFIYSLFLEALKLGS, from the coding sequence ATGCAAAATACTCGTCTGAACAACCTGTTAGACACAATTTTTAGAAGCTTGAGTCAATGGTTTCTTAATCCTTGGCGGCGATTATCGCTAATACTAATTAGCTTTTTGTTTGGGTTCTTTTTGGGATCGGCAGTATCAACAACCGCTGGACAAAAGGCAGAATTAGATATTGTGGTAGCTGCATTTTTAGTTCTTTTTACTGAAATTACCAGTAGAATATTTTACAGCCGTAATCTTTTTGTTAGGCAAGTATTTTGGGTAGAAATACTCAATTATCTCAAGATTGGTTTTATCTACAGTCTCTTTCTAGAAGCTCTAAAGCTGGGTTCGTAA
- a CDS encoding STAS domain-containing protein — protein MTSKIHVFEPSGILNATSGNELRRQITDIINNGVNMLLIDMSKVTFIDSSGLGALVGAMQSVRNAKGELFVCSINDQVKMLFELTKINRVLNILSNREVFDNKVLELENA, from the coding sequence ATGACTTCTAAAATTCACGTCTTTGAACCATCAGGAATTTTAAACGCCACCTCCGGTAATGAATTACGTCGTCAAATTACTGATATCATTAATAATGGAGTTAATATGCTATTGATTGATATGTCAAAGGTGACGTTTATTGATAGTTCTGGTTTAGGTGCTTTAGTGGGAGCAATGCAAAGTGTTAGAAATGCTAAAGGAGAACTATTTGTATGTTCCATTAATGATCAAGTCAAAATGTTATTTGAATTAACGAAAATCAATCGAGTTTTGAACATATTAAGTAATAGAGAAGTGTTTGATAACAAAGTATTAGAACTAGAAAATGCTTAA
- a CDS encoding glycosyltransferase family 39 protein translates to MKLGVFDQVVDKWLHNLEQRPVLAVAVSSLWLLVIGWIAFGWNLGNVGLIDETEPLFAEASRQMFITGDWITPFFNGETRFDKPALIYWCQAIAYAIVGVNEWAVRIPSALAAMGVIALAFYTVQWSFAKKDELEQVSNLPRRYFTAVIAAALMALNPEMIVWGRAGVSDMLLNGCIGSTLLCFFLGYAQNNSPIVITKWQLPNKWYLACYVLIAGAILTKGPVGIVLPGLIMIAFALYVGKFWQLWREMRPILGMGIVLALSLPWYVLVTWRNGWNFINAFFIYHNLERFTEVVNGHSAPWFFYFLVVLLGFAPYSVYIPASIARVKFWQRSHWLKQERSQQLGLFACLWFLSVFCFFTISVTKLPSYVLPLMPAAAILVALFWSDIFPSSQTPTPLKSFRISAWVNIAFLTIISVALFHLTQIVGIDPAAPELYANMEKSGILKFAGIIWLLSAFISAIFILTHRYRQIITINLVGFIAFVAVALIPAASIMDQQRQLPLRELSALIVESKQPHEELIMVGFKKPTVTFYTQQKINYIKFSQQALEYIQKQASQPTKPPSLLMIVENGKFQEMDLPPDNYKNIAIKGAYHLIRIPLKTVKPNIS, encoded by the coding sequence ATGAAATTGGGTGTTTTTGATCAAGTGGTTGATAAGTGGTTGCATAATTTAGAACAGCGTCCAGTGCTGGCTGTGGCTGTTTCTTCTCTATGGTTATTGGTGATTGGCTGGATAGCTTTTGGCTGGAATTTGGGTAATGTGGGCTTAATTGATGAAACTGAGCCGCTGTTTGCTGAAGCTTCCCGGCAAATGTTCATCACTGGTGATTGGATTACGCCGTTTTTTAATGGGGAAACTCGCTTTGATAAACCTGCGTTAATTTATTGGTGTCAAGCGATCGCCTACGCTATTGTAGGGGTAAATGAATGGGCAGTCCGTATTCCTTCAGCATTGGCAGCAATGGGTGTAATTGCTTTGGCATTTTATACTGTGCAGTGGTCTTTTGCCAAAAAGGATGAATTAGAACAAGTTAGCAACTTACCCAGACGTTACTTTACAGCCGTCATAGCCGCAGCTTTAATGGCACTTAACCCGGAAATGATTGTTTGGGGAAGAGCCGGCGTTTCTGATATGTTGCTTAATGGCTGCATAGGTTCAACTTTGTTATGTTTCTTTCTGGGATATGCTCAGAATAATTCCCCCATTGTCATTACTAAGTGGCAACTGCCCAATAAATGGTATTTAGCTTGTTATGTCTTAATTGCTGGAGCAATTTTAACTAAAGGTCCTGTAGGCATTGTCTTACCAGGATTGATTATGATTGCCTTTGCCTTATATGTGGGGAAATTTTGGCAACTATGGCGCGAAATGCGGCCTATTTTGGGAATGGGGATCGTTTTAGCGTTATCACTTCCCTGGTATGTTTTAGTAACTTGGCGTAATGGCTGGAATTTTATTAACGCCTTTTTTATCTATCACAATTTAGAACGGTTTACGGAAGTTGTTAATGGTCACTCAGCCCCCTGGTTTTTTTACTTTTTGGTCGTATTGCTAGGCTTTGCCCCTTATTCAGTGTACATCCCTGCGTCTATCGCTAGAGTAAAATTTTGGCAGCGATCGCACTGGTTAAAGCAAGAACGCTCTCAACAATTAGGTTTATTTGCCTGTTTATGGTTTTTGAGTGTATTTTGCTTTTTTACAATTTCTGTAACTAAATTGCCCAGTTATGTCTTACCGTTAATGCCAGCAGCAGCGATTCTTGTGGCATTATTCTGGAGTGATATTTTCCCCAGTTCCCAAACTCCTACACCTCTCAAATCTTTTCGGATTAGTGCTTGGGTAAACATAGCCTTTTTGACAATAATTTCTGTGGCACTATTTCACCTTACCCAAATTGTGGGCATTGATCCTGCTGCTCCTGAATTATATGCAAACATGGAGAAATCAGGAATACTCAAATTCGCGGGAATAATTTGGTTATTGTCTGCATTTATCTCAGCTATCTTCATATTAACTCACCGTTACCGACAGATAATCACAATTAATTTAGTAGGATTTATAGCTTTTGTTGCTGTTGCTTTAATACCTGCTGCTTCGATTATGGATCAACAGCGTCAACTGCCGTTAAGAGAATTATCAGCCTTAATTGTCGAATCAAAACAACCTCATGAAGAATTAATTATGGTTGGGTTTAAAAAACCTACGGTGACTTTTTACACCCAACAAAAGATTAACTACATTAAATTTTCTCAACAAGCTTTAGAATATATTCAAAAGCAAGCATCCCAACCAACTAAACCACCATCATTGTTAATGATAGTTGAAAATGGGAAATTTCAAGAAATGGATTTACCACCGGATAATTACAAAAACATTGCTATTAAAGGTGCTTATCATCTGATTCGCATTCCTTTAAAAACAGTTAAACCAAACATTTCTTAA
- a CDS encoding SpoIIE family protein phosphatase, protein MFKILVIDDDPILRMVLKKTLKTQGYDVTIAANGEEGIIEAKKLCPALIICDWVMSGIDGLQVCRLIKSDPELATTFFILLTAKGASLGEEDDRVRGLDAGADEFISKPIEMNELKARVRAGLRLHQLSRDLQHQKQILEQLNRDLQHQKQVLETELAEAADYVRSLLPLPIIGSVTIESLFVPSAQLGGDCFDYYWIDDEHLAIYLLDVSGHGVGSALLSVSVLNILRSQSLPNTNFCQPAEVLKALNESFQMSKHGDKYFTILYCVFNRVNHQLVYGNAGHPPAVLISGNAPSSIEVIKLESLDLPIGFLRDISFETAILEVAENSTLYIFSDGAYELLQPEGQIWGFDSFVNLLLTHNQSNNNHINQLLPEIINISGNENFDDDLSLLRVNFSGCQNP, encoded by the coding sequence ATGTTTAAAATCCTCGTCATTGATGATGATCCTATCTTACGAATGGTTTTGAAAAAAACTCTGAAAACCCAGGGCTATGATGTTACCATAGCGGCTAATGGCGAAGAGGGAATAATAGAAGCAAAAAAATTATGTCCCGCTCTCATTATCTGTGATTGGGTAATGTCTGGGATAGATGGTTTACAAGTGTGTCGTCTGATTAAGTCAGATCCGGAATTAGCTACAACTTTTTTTATTCTTCTGACTGCAAAAGGAGCTTCTTTAGGAGAGGAAGATGATCGTGTTAGAGGATTGGATGCAGGAGCAGATGAATTTATTTCTAAACCCATTGAGATGAATGAATTAAAAGCACGGGTAAGAGCAGGATTAAGGCTACATCAATTAAGTCGAGATTTGCAGCATCAAAAGCAAATTTTAGAGCAGTTAAATCGAGATTTGCAGCATCAAAAGCAGGTTTTAGAAACCGAACTAGCTGAAGCTGCTGATTATGTGCGATCGCTTTTACCATTACCGATTATAGGATCAGTAACCATAGAATCTTTATTTGTACCTTCAGCACAGTTGGGAGGGGATTGTTTTGATTACTATTGGATTGACGATGAACATTTGGCAATTTATCTATTAGATGTCTCTGGTCATGGTGTAGGTTCGGCTTTGTTATCTGTATCTGTATTGAATATCTTGCGATCGCAGTCTCTACCAAATACTAATTTTTGTCAACCAGCAGAAGTTCTCAAGGCACTCAATGAAAGTTTTCAAATGAGTAAACATGGCGATAAATACTTTACCATTTTGTACTGTGTTTTTAATCGTGTTAATCATCAGCTAGTTTATGGTAACGCTGGACATCCACCGGCTGTATTAATATCTGGAAATGCCCCCTCCAGCATTGAGGTTATAAAACTAGAATCTCTAGATTTACCCATTGGCTTTTTACGAGATATCAGTTTTGAAACTGCTATTTTGGAAGTTGCAGAAAACAGCACTTTATATATTTTTAGTGATGGTGCTTACGAACTGCTGCAACCAGAGGGACAAATTTGGGGTTTCGACTCCTTCGTTAATTTATTGCTCACCCATAATCAGTCAAATAACAATCATATTAATCAACTCTTACCTGAGATTATAAATATCAGCGGCAACGAAAATTTTGATGATGATTTGTCTTTACTACGAGTTAATTTTAGTGGCTGTCAAAATCCCTAA
- a CDS encoding YdiU family protein yields the protein MTLDETLNHTHATNPLLTLNYESALESLGNDYYDQVVAEEFPQLMLRWRNDALLPRLGVAPQVVKDEDFINAFGKFEGREPLLALRYHGYQFGQYNSQLGDGRGFLYGQVRGIDGELYDFGTKGSGRTPYSRGGDGMLTLKGGVREVLAAEALHRLGVRTSRCLSMIETGLGLWRGDEPSPTRSSVMIRMSKSHIRFGTFERLNYFKRHDLTQKLLDHVIEQYYPHLQAENDKYALFYAELVQRVAELVAQWMAAGFCHAVLNTDNMSITGESFDYGPYAFIPTYDLQFTAAYFDYYKRYCYSQQPGICKLNLELLQEPLKAIIHQGDLDVALSKFAEYYQAEYRALMLKKLGFEDLQLAEADEFLRLTITFLHDSQVGYHQFFSDLAATFSSKWRDDPAFVMNGSELSPALGKSATFDNWCFLYHKILNHFDPDQMDKIHQTLIEANPKTALLRPVIESVWESITENDNWQPFYDLVETLKTGK from the coding sequence ATGACTCTGGATGAAACTCTCAATCATACTCATGCTACTAATCCTTTGCTTACCCTCAACTATGAATCAGCCCTAGAGTCTTTAGGTAACGACTACTATGATCAAGTTGTAGCCGAGGAATTTCCCCAACTTATGTTACGCTGGCGCAATGACGCACTACTGCCACGCTTAGGAGTTGCGCCCCAAGTAGTTAAAGACGAAGATTTTATTAACGCTTTTGGTAAATTTGAGGGAAGAGAACCGCTGTTAGCACTACGTTATCACGGTTATCAATTTGGACAATATAACTCCCAATTAGGTGACGGTAGAGGCTTTCTCTATGGACAAGTGCGGGGTATTGATGGGGAATTATACGATTTTGGCACAAAAGGTTCGGGAAGAACCCCCTACTCTCGCGGTGGTGACGGAATGCTAACACTTAAAGGAGGAGTGCGGGAAGTTCTCGCCGCTGAAGCACTTCATCGTTTAGGCGTTCGCACTTCTCGCTGTTTAAGTATGATTGAAACGGGTTTGGGTTTGTGGCGCGGTGATGAACCTTCTCCAACTCGTTCTTCTGTCATGATTCGCATGAGTAAATCTCATATCCGTTTTGGTACTTTTGAACGATTAAACTATTTCAAACGACATGATTTAACTCAAAAGTTGTTAGATCATGTAATCGAACAATATTACCCGCATTTGCAAGCTGAAAATGATAAATATGCTTTATTTTATGCCGAATTAGTGCAGCGTGTCGCCGAATTAGTAGCACAATGGATGGCAGCGGGTTTTTGTCATGCAGTTCTGAATACTGATAATATGTCAATTACCGGGGAAAGTTTTGACTATGGACCCTATGCCTTTATTCCTACTTACGATCTCCAATTTACGGCGGCATATTTCGATTATTATAAACGTTATTGTTACAGTCAGCAACCAGGGATTTGCAAATTAAATTTAGAGCTTTTGCAAGAACCTTTAAAGGCGATAATTCACCAAGGTGATTTAGATGTTGCTTTATCCAAGTTTGCTGAATATTACCAAGCTGAATATCGAGCTTTGATGTTGAAAAAGTTGGGTTTTGAAGATTTACAATTAGCGGAAGCTGATGAATTTTTGCGGTTAACCATTACCTTTTTACATGATAGTCAAGTTGGTTATCATCAATTCTTTTCAGATTTGGCTGCTACTTTTTCTAGTAAATGGCGAGATGATCCAGCTTTTGTGATGAATGGTTCAGAACTTAGCCCCGCATTAGGAAAATCAGCCACTTTTGATAATTGGTGTTTCCTCTATCATAAAATTCTCAATCATTTTGATCCTGACCAAATGGATAAAATTCACCAAACTTTGATTGAAGCTAATCCCAAAACAGCTTTATTAAGACCTGTGATTGAGTCTGTTTGGGAATCAATTACTGAAAATGATAATTGGCAACCTTTTTATGATTTAGTGGAAACACTAAAAACCGGAAAGTAG